The genome window GCTGACCAAGGTGCTGGCGCGCCAGTACCGGATGCCGGCCGTCGACCTCTCGAAGTTCGAGGTCGACCCGCGGATGCTCCGACTGGTCCCGGCCGACCTCGCCATCAAGCGGATGGTGCTGCCGCTCAAGCGCGAGGGACGCACCCTCACGGTCGCTGTGGCCGATCCGGCAGACCAGGGTCTCCTCGAGGACCTCAAGTTCATCACCCGGTTCGATCTCTTCCCGGTGCTGGCAGGCGAGCAGACCCTGCGCGCCCTCATCGAGAAGCACTACGAGACCAGTGACGAGCAGCTGCAGACGATCCTCAAGGAGATGGAGGGGATCTCCGAGGACATCGAGGTCGTCAACGACGAGGAAGACGAAACTGCGCTCGCGATGCAGGCGCTCGTCGATGATGCCCCCGTCGTCAAGCTCATCAACGGCATCCTCACCGACGCCGTGAAGCGGGGTGCCTCCGACATCCACGTCGAGCCGTTCGAGCACGAGATCCGGATCCGTTACCGCGTCGATGGCGCGCTGCTCGAAGTGATGAAGCCGCCGCTCAAGATGAAGGCGGCGCTCACCTCGCGCATCAAGATTCTCTCGCAGCTCAACATCGCCGAGCGCCGGGTGCCGCAGGACGGCCGCCTCAAGCTCAAGATGGGGAGCCGGGTCATCGACTTCCGCGTCTCGACGCTGCCGGTGCTCTTCGGCGAGAAGATCGTGCTCCGAATTCTCGACAAGGGAAACCTGACCCTCGACCTGACCAAGTTCGGCTTCGAGCCCAAGGCCGAAGCGGACCTGATGAAGGCGATCCTGAATCCGTACGGGATGGTGCTGGTCACCGGCCCGACGGGCTCCGGCAAGACGACCACGCTCTATTCCGCGCTGCAGCGGATCAATACGGTCGACACCAACATCATGACGGCGGAAGATCCGGTCGAGTACAACCTCCCCGGCATCAACCAGGTCCCCGTGCGGAACGAGATCGGCCTGACGTTCGCGGCGGCGCTGCGCGCCTTCCTGCGCCAGGACCCGAACATCATCATGATCGGCGAAATTCGAGACCTGGAAACCGGCGGCATCGCCATCAAGGCGGCACTCACCGGTCACCTGGTGCTCTCGACGCTGCACACCAATGACGCGCCCAGCACGATCACCCGCATGATCGACATGGGGATCGAGGCCTTCAACGTGGCCAGCGCGGTGAATCTCGTGGTGGCCCAGCGACTGGTCCGGCGCGTCTGCACCCAGTGCAAGGCGTCGCACCATTACACCGACGTCGAGCTTTCGGCACTCCACGCCGACATCGCGACGCTGCGCCAGATCGATTTCAAGAAGGGCACCGGCTGCGACAACTGCGGCGGGACCGGCTATCGTGGCCGGGCAGGTCTGTATGAAGTGATGGCAATGTCCCCCACATTGCGCCGAATGATCCTGACCGGCGACTCCGTAGCCGACCTGCGCGAGCAGGCGGTGTCGGAGGGGATGCTGACGCTCCGAATGGATGGCATGAAGAAACTGGAGCGGGGTATCACCACCCTTGAGGAAGTCGTGAAGGAGACTGCCGAATGAGCCTGAACCTCCGTGGACTGCTGGAAGAGATGCTGTCGCGCGACGCGTCCGACCTGCATATCACCGCCGGCGAGCGCCCCAAGCTTCGTGTCGACGGCGAGATCGTCGACGCCTCGGTCGAGGACATCCTCTCGCCGAAGGACACCCTTTCGCTGGCCTACTCGGTTCTCACCGAGGCCCAGAAGAAGCGGTTCGAGCAGGAAGACGAACTCGACTTCTCCTTCGGCATCCAGAACCTCGCGCGCTTCCGCGGCAACGTGTTCAAGCAGCGCGGCTGCATCTCGATGGCGATCCGGATGATCCCGTTCTCGGTCAAGTCGTTCGAGGAGCTGAAGCTGCCGCCGATCGTGGCCAAGCTCGCCGAAAAGCCGCGCGGCCTGGTGCTGGTCACCGGCCCCACGGGCTCCGGCAAGAGCACCACGCTTGCCGCGATGATCGACAAGATCAATCGCGAGCGGCGCGGGCACATCATCACGGTCGAAGATCCGATCGAGTTCATCCATCGCCACCAGAAGTGCATCGTCAACCAGCGTGAGGTCGGTACCGACACGCGCTCCTTCGCCTCGGCGCTGAAGTACGCCCTGCGTGAAGATCCGGACGTCATCCTCGTCGGCGAAATGCGCGACCTCGAGACCATCTCCTCCGCGCTCACCATCGCCGAGACGGGCCACCTTGCGCTCGCGACGCTGCACACCAATTCGGCGCCCGAGGCGATCAACCGCATCATCGACGTCTTCCCGAGCAATCAGCAGTCGCAGGTGCGGGCCCAGCTCGCGTTCGTGCTCGAGGGAGTCATCACCCAGACCCTGCTGCCGAAGGCCAGTGGTCGCGGCCGCGCGATGGTCGCCGAGATCATGGTGGCGACGCCGGCGATCCGGTCGGTGATTCGTGACGACAAGGTGCACCAGATCTACTCGCTGATGCAGGCGGGCAAGAAGCACGGGATGCAGACGATGAACGACGGCCTCTACCAGCTCTACATGAGCCGGGAGGTCGCGAAGGAAGAGTGTCTTCGCGTCTCGCCCAACCCGGCGGAGTTTCTCCGGGCGATCGGCGAGACGCCCATGGAAGAGCAGGCCTTCGGCGAGTCCAAGCTCGCCGGTTCGCGCTAAGGGAGAGTCCGCATGCCAGTGTTCGAGTATACCGCGAAAAACGCCACGACCGGTCAGATCCTGAAAGGGACCTATGACGCCCCCAACCGGGACGAACTCATCGGTCACCTGCGCAAGAACCGGCTCCTCCTCGTGTCGTTGCGCGAGGCGTCGCGCGACATCAAGATCTCGCTGCCAGGCGGCGGCGTGGGTACCCGCGACGTCGTGATCTTCACGCGGCAGTTCGCCACGATGATCAACTCCGGCCTGCCGCTCGTGCAGTCGCTGAACATCCTGGCGCAGCAGACCGAGAACCAGAAGCTGAAAGACACCACCAAGGCGGTGGTCTTCGACGTCGAGGCCGGCAACACCCTGGCCGACGCCTTCGGCAAGCACCCTACGGTCTTCCCGGCCCTCTACGTCAACATGGTCGCGGCCGGCGAAGCGGGCGGTATTCTCGACACGATTCTGCTCCGCCTCGCGACCTTCCTCGAGAAGAACGACAAGCTGATCCGCAAGGTGAAGAGCGCCATGATCTATCCTGGCGTCATTCTCACCGTGGCGATGGGCGCCATCGTCATCCTGCTCGTCTTCGTCATCCCGGTCTTCCAGGACATGTTCGCCTCGGTGTCGATGGAATTGCCGCTGCCGACCCGCATCGTGATCGGGCTCTCCGACTTTCTGCAGAGCTTCTGGTGGGCGTTGATCCTGTTCATTGGCGCCGCCGGTTTTGGCCTCAAGCAGTTCTACGCCACCACGCAGGGGCGCCGGCGTATCGACGGCCTGCTGCTCGCCTTCCCGGTACTCGGCGACGTGCTCCGCAAGTCGGCCGTGTCGCGCTTCACCCGTACCCTCGGCACGCTCATTTCATCGGGCGTCTCGATTCTCGATGGCCTCGAGATCACCGCAAAGACCGCCGGTAACGCGGTCATCCAGGACGCCATCATGGCGTCGCGGTCGTCGATCGCTGGTGGTGATACCATCGCGGCGCCGCTCGAGAAGTCGGGCGTCTTCCCGCCGATGGTGATTTCGATGATCGCCGTCGGTGAACAGACCGGTGGTCTCGACGAAATGCTCAGCAAGATCGCCGACTTCTACGATGATGAGGTGGACGTCGCCGTCGGCGGCCTCCTCTCGCTGATGGAGCCGGTGATGATTCTCTTCCTCGGCGTCATCGTCGGCGGGATGATCATCGCGATGTACCTGCCGATCTTCGGGATGATGCAGACGATTCAGTAACCGCCGGACGGGGTTTCGCTCGATTCCCCGCTCGGTTCCCACGCAGCCCTCGATGTCAGACGACATCGGGGGCTTCGTGACATTCGGGAACCTCTGTTCCCCGGACGGTGTTGCGTTGAGGATGATGGATGATGGATCATGGATGATTGATGGATGATCTCGCCTCGGAGTTCCACGTGTCCCAGCTTTTCACCCCACTCGCCACGCGCGCCATCACACTTCCCAACCGGATCGTGGTGTCGCCGATGTGCCAGTACTCCTACACCGATGGCCTCAGCAACGAGTGGCAATACATCCATCTCGGAACCCGTGCCGTTGGCGGCGCCGGGCTGGTCTTTACCGAGGCCACTGCGGTGCTCCCCGAGGGGCGGATCTCGCCGGACGATGCCGGCATCTGGAGCGAGGCGCACATCCCGGGTCTCCGGCGAATCACCGACTTCATCAAGGCGCAGGGAAGCGTGGCCGGGATCCAGCTGGCGCACGCTGGGCGCAAGGCGAGCACCTTTGCGCCGTGGCGCGGGCACGGCGCAGTGCCGATTGACGCCGGCGGCTGGGAAGTGGTGGGGCCGAGTGCCATCGCCTTCTCGTCCGACTATCCCTTGGTCACCGCGCTCGATCAGGCGGGGATCGACCGGGTCATCACGGCGTTCGTCGATGCGGCCACTCGCGCCGTGCGGGCGGGCTTCGAAGTGATCGAGATCCATGCCGCGCACGGCTACCTGCTGCACCAGTTCCTCTCGCCGCTGAGCAACGCTCGCACCGATGCCTACGGCGGCACTCTCGAAAACCGCAGCCGCCTGGTGATGCAGGTGATCGCTTCGGTGCGTGCGGCGATTGGCGACACCTTGCCGCTCTGGGTCCGTCTCTCGGCCACCGACTGGACCGAAGGAGGCTGGGACATCGAGGAGTCGGTGACGCTGTCACGAATGATGAAGGCCGCTTCGGTCGACCTCGTGGATGTCACCACTGGCGGCAATGTCGCCAAGGTGAAGATTCCCGTTGGCCCCGGCTATCAGGTCCCCTTTGCGGCGCAGATCCGGCGTTACGCAGAGATCGCCACCGGGGCCGTCGGCTTGCTGACCGACCCCCACCAGGTCGAGGCGGTGTTGACGGCCGGAGAGGCCGACGTGGTCCTGCTCGCGCGCGAGTTGCTGCGAGATCCGTATTGGCCGCTGCACGCGGCGCAGGCCCTCGGTGAGAGCGTCGCCTGGCCGTCCCAGTACCTCCGGGCCGCCCCCGCTGGCACCCCTGCCCGCAACGAGACGGGCGGCTGAAGCGTATCTGCGCGAATCCCTACTCGGAGAACAGGTGACCCTACGGACCTGCTGGCTTCCCCTGCTGGTGCTCTCGCTCGCGGCTATTCCGGCCGCCGCCCAGGACAACTACGAGGTGCAGGTCTACGGCGCCGAGCTGGTGCCGGTGGGCCGGACGATCTTCGAGCTGCACAGCAATTTCACCAGCAAGGGAAGCCGGGTCGCGACGGGCGGCATCTCGCCAAGTTATCACGCGCTCCACGAGACCCTCGAGATCACCCACGGCTTCACCGACTGGTTCGAGATCGGCTTCTACGCCTTTGCCGCGGTGCCGAAGGGCGGCGGACTCGAATACGTCGGCAATCACATCCGGCCCCGCGTGTCTGTTCCAGAGCGCTGGAACTGGCCGGTGGGACTCTCGCTGTCGCAGGAAGTCGGCTATCAGCGCCGCGCCTTCTCCGAGGATACCTGGAGCTGGGAGATCCGTCCGATCATTGACCAGCAGATTGGCCGCTTCTACTGGGCGGTGAATCCCACGGTAGAAGTCGCACTCAAGGGTGAGAACGCAGGGAAGGGCATCGAGTTCGCGCCCAATGTGCAGGTGAATCTCGACGTGTCGCGCCGGCTCAATATCGCGCTGGAGTACTACGGCGGCCTCGGCAAGCTCAACAACCTGTTGCCGGCGAACGAAACCGATCAGCAGCTCATTCCCGCCATCAACATCGACTTCGGCCCCGACTGGGAATTCAATCTCGGTACCGGCATCGCGCTCACGCCCAACACCGACCGCCTCGCCTTCAAGATGATCTTCGGTCGCCGGATCGGTCGCGCACCCGGCGGAGCGAAGTAGCGTCGCTCAGCGCGTAGTCGTCGCGCTCGACTCGAACGTCGAGAAGTCTCGCTCGAGCTGCCACTGCAGCCGCGCCCGGGGGTTCGCTGCCACATAGGCGGCACACCGGGCGCTCTGCATTCCGCCGAGCACTCCGCCACAGGCGGCCACCGACTTCAACCGGGCGAAGTCCTGCCAGAGCGATGCACCCTCCACGAAGGCGAACTGCAACGAGGTGCGCGCCATCCGCTTGAGCACCTGGTAGCTCAGGCCCTGGTCCCGCACCGCGCGGAGATACTCCTGGGTCATCTCCGACCGGTTGACCCCTTCGTCGTCGGTAGAGAGCGCGACCGGCACGCCTGCCGCGAGATAGCTCCTGAGTGGGTGATCGGCTCCGCGCACACCGAGGATGCCGTCGTTGCTGGTGAGGTTGATCTCGACCATCACCTGGCGCTTCGCCATCTCGGCGAGCAGCGCATCGGGGTGATCCTCGTACATGACGCTCACGCCATGGCCGATTCGCTGGGCGCCGGCAACTTCCACCGCTTCACGGACGTGAAACCGGAGCCCCTCGGGCGGCACCAGTCCGGCCGCGAGCTCACCCGCATGCAGCGTGAGCTTCGTCTTCGGGTACCGCTGGCGCAGCCACTGGAGCATTCGCATATGCAGCGAGTAGTCCTGCATCGGGACGCGCCAGTCTTCGGGCTGCACCAGGTTGATGCTCACCACCCGGCTGTCGACCTCGGCGAGCCGCAGGCCAAGCAGCATCTGGCCGAACACCTGTGCCGGCGCACCTGCGCGCAGCACCTGATAGATCCAGCGCACGGTCACGGCGCACCCCGGCCTCGCTGCCGCCGTACCGCAGTGCAGCACCGTGTCGCGACGCGCCTCGATGCTGTCGATCTGCGCGCGGGCCTGCTGCACCACGCGCTCCAGGCCGAGCGTGAACATCGTGTCGCGCAGCGCGGCCCAGTCATCGCGATAGCCCGAGGCCGCGGCGAGGGCACCGACGCTCCTCCCCTCGAAGGTGTTCATCAATTCCAGATACGCCACCTTGCCGTCGGCCGCGCGCTGCGCCACCTCGGCCACCATGTCGCCGGTGCGCCGTGACGTCGCATCGAGATGCGCGAACGTCTCGAAGAAGTGATCGTGTCCGGCCCCGTTCGCTGGCGGCCAGTTGCGCATCGACGTCGCGTCGATCACGGCATCGTAGAGTGCCTGGTCGTCGAGTGCCCGAGTCGCGCGAACCCGTGTGGAATCCTGCGCGCACGGCGGTGCCACCACGCCCGGCGAGCGTGTGGTTACGCAACCGCCATCCTCCGCTGCCCATCGCAGGAAGCTCTCGGAGTACACAGCGCCGCCGAGGTGACTGTGCAGGTCCCCGCCCTTTGGCATCTGGCGCAGGAAGGCGTAGAGGGCAGGGGTGTTGCCCCGGAGCGATTCCATTCGTTGCGCCGTGCGCGCTTCGGCACGGGGAGATTGTGCCTGCGCCGGGAGGGCGAAGCACGCGAGTGCACCGAGGAGCGCGAAGCGAGTGAAGGTCATGCTGCAATGTACGTCACGCACCCGCTTCGGAGCAGTCAACCTCCTGACTTCAGCGAGAAGCGGATCAACTGGCGTACCAGCTGACGCACGGCGACGCCCCGGCGCTTCGCGGGCGTGAAGCGCGCGGCGCTGATCGCTACGGTTGCCGCCGCTCCGAACTCGGGGCGCGAGGCGCCGATCACGATGATGCTCCCTGGCTCGACCCGCCCGGTGCTGTCGACGATGTACTGCAGTGTGGCTTCACCACTGATGCCGCTGCGGGCGAGCACCGCGGGGTAGAGCGGCTGCGGACCGCGCTGGTCACTCACGGTTTCGTCGACCTCGCTGGCGCGCCACGGCGTACCGCCAGCTCCGGCGTCGCCGTCACCGGTCGTTGGTAGTGTGATGCGCTCGCCCGATCCGCTGCCGCCGTAACGACCCGGCGCCGCGGGCAGATTGACCGCGGGAAGCGAGGTCGCGATGTCGAGCGGGGCCGGCGTGGGGAGCAGGTTCGGAGCGGCAACAGCAGCAGTTGCCGGAGCACCGGCGCTCGCTGGCAACGCGGCCGCCGCCGGGAGTCGTGGTGCCAGATAGAGTTCCGATGCCACTGCATTGCGCGGGGACGGGGCTGCCGTGAGCCCCCGAGTCACCTGAATGGCCAGTGCAATCAGGACGAGATGGACCAGCCCGCTGATGATGGTCGGGCGGGCAGTGGCGTCGTGGCTCGGCGCCGAGGCGGTGAGCTGGGCAAACATGGGCTTCCTCCGTGATGTTGCGGATGCGGAAATCACCCTGTCTCGACAATCGCCCCCACAACTGACGCCCCTCGCTCGAACAGATGACAAAACGGAATCATGGGGGTGACGAGAGGTGACGGGTCATGGGTGATGGGTGATGGGGAGGTTGTCACCCGTCACCCCTCGTCTCGCGTGGTATATTCAGCCACCTTTTTCGCCCGGATTTCCGATGTCTCGCCTTGCGTTGCTCGCCCTCGTTCTCTCCGTGTCCACCGCCGCCCAGGCGCAACAGCCCGGGGCCGTTGCTCCGCTGCCGGTGGCCGATACGTCCATTTTCGCGCCGCTCTTGCTGCCCACGGCCACCACCGTGCGCAACGCTGCCGGCGCACCCGGCTCGACCTACTGGCAAAACCGCGCCGATTACGACCTCAGCGCGACGCTCGATACCGCGAGCAAGACGCTGCGCGGACAGCTCACCCTGCGATACACCAACCATTCGCCAGACACGCTCCGCTATGTCTGGTTGCAAACCGAGCAGAATGCCTTCAAGGCGAACTCGCTCAACTCGTTCATCTTTCCGCAGGACTCCCGGTTCGGCGCACGCGGCTTCGAAGGCGGCGATGTCTTCGATCGCTTCGAGCAAGTCGTGGGTGGTGCAGCGAAGAGTCCGGCGAAGCGCGTGAGTGTCGCGCGCCGCGCCAACGAGACGATGATGAAGGTCGATCTCGCGGAACCGCTCGCACCCGGGAAGACGGCCACCTTCGATATC of Gemmatimonadota bacterium contains these proteins:
- the pilB gene encoding type IV-A pilus assembly ATPase PilB — its product is MTGPNATLNAPSGDPAHADRLGDLLLAQGLLTREQLAHALHEQRTTHQRLGFVLVRLGLIDELELTKVLARQYRMPAVDLSKFEVDPRMLRLVPADLAIKRMVLPLKREGRTLTVAVADPADQGLLEDLKFITRFDLFPVLAGEQTLRALIEKHYETSDEQLQTILKEMEGISEDIEVVNDEEDETALAMQALVDDAPVVKLINGILTDAVKRGASDIHVEPFEHEIRIRYRVDGALLEVMKPPLKMKAALTSRIKILSQLNIAERRVPQDGRLKLKMGSRVIDFRVSTLPVLFGEKIVLRILDKGNLTLDLTKFGFEPKAEADLMKAILNPYGMVLVTGPTGSGKTTTLYSALQRINTVDTNIMTAEDPVEYNLPGINQVPVRNEIGLTFAAALRAFLRQDPNIIMIGEIRDLETGGIAIKAALTGHLVLSTLHTNDAPSTITRMIDMGIEAFNVASAVNLVVAQRLVRRVCTQCKASHHYTDVELSALHADIATLRQIDFKKGTGCDNCGGTGYRGRAGLYEVMAMSPTLRRMILTGDSVADLREQAVSEGMLTLRMDGMKKLERGITTLEEVVKETAE
- a CDS encoding type IV pilus twitching motility protein PilT — translated: MSLNLRGLLEEMLSRDASDLHITAGERPKLRVDGEIVDASVEDILSPKDTLSLAYSVLTEAQKKRFEQEDELDFSFGIQNLARFRGNVFKQRGCISMAIRMIPFSVKSFEELKLPPIVAKLAEKPRGLVLVTGPTGSGKSTTLAAMIDKINRERRGHIITVEDPIEFIHRHQKCIVNQREVGTDTRSFASALKYALREDPDVILVGEMRDLETISSALTIAETGHLALATLHTNSAPEAINRIIDVFPSNQQSQVRAQLAFVLEGVITQTLLPKASGRGRAMVAEIMVATPAIRSVIRDDKVHQIYSLMQAGKKHGMQTMNDGLYQLYMSREVAKEECLRVSPNPAEFLRAIGETPMEEQAFGESKLAGSR
- a CDS encoding type II secretion system F family protein; this encodes MPVFEYTAKNATTGQILKGTYDAPNRDELIGHLRKNRLLLVSLREASRDIKISLPGGGVGTRDVVIFTRQFATMINSGLPLVQSLNILAQQTENQKLKDTTKAVVFDVEAGNTLADAFGKHPTVFPALYVNMVAAGEAGGILDTILLRLATFLEKNDKLIRKVKSAMIYPGVILTVAMGAIVILLVFVIPVFQDMFASVSMELPLPTRIVIGLSDFLQSFWWALILFIGAAGFGLKQFYATTQGRRRIDGLLLAFPVLGDVLRKSAVSRFTRTLGTLISSGVSILDGLEITAKTAGNAVIQDAIMASRSSIAGGDTIAAPLEKSGVFPPMVISMIAVGEQTGGLDEMLSKIADFYDDEVDVAVGGLLSLMEPVMILFLGVIVGGMIIAMYLPIFGMMQTIQ
- a CDS encoding NADH:flavin oxidoreductase/NADH oxidase codes for the protein MSQLFTPLATRAITLPNRIVVSPMCQYSYTDGLSNEWQYIHLGTRAVGGAGLVFTEATAVLPEGRISPDDAGIWSEAHIPGLRRITDFIKAQGSVAGIQLAHAGRKASTFAPWRGHGAVPIDAGGWEVVGPSAIAFSSDYPLVTALDQAGIDRVITAFVDAATRAVRAGFEVIEIHAAHGYLLHQFLSPLSNARTDAYGGTLENRSRLVMQVIASVRAAIGDTLPLWVRLSATDWTEGGWDIEESVTLSRMMKAASVDLVDVTTGGNVAKVKIPVGPGYQVPFAAQIRRYAEIATGAVGLLTDPHQVEAVLTAGEADVVLLARELLRDPYWPLHAAQALGESVAWPSQYLRAAPAGTPARNETGG
- a CDS encoding adenosine deaminase, whose amino-acid sequence is MTFTRFALLGALACFALPAQAQSPRAEARTAQRMESLRGNTPALYAFLRQMPKGGDLHSHLGGAVYSESFLRWAAEDGGCVTTRSPGVVAPPCAQDSTRVRATRALDDQALYDAVIDATSMRNWPPANGAGHDHFFETFAHLDATSRRTGDMVAEVAQRAADGKVAYLELMNTFEGRSVGALAAASGYRDDWAALRDTMFTLGLERVVQQARAQIDSIEARRDTVLHCGTAAARPGCAVTVRWIYQVLRAGAPAQVFGQMLLGLRLAEVDSRVVSINLVQPEDWRVPMQDYSLHMRMLQWLRQRYPKTKLTLHAGELAAGLVPPEGLRFHVREAVEVAGAQRIGHGVSVMYEDHPDALLAEMAKRQVMVEINLTSNDGILGVRGADHPLRSYLAAGVPVALSTDDEGVNRSEMTQEYLRAVRDQGLSYQVLKRMARTSLQFAFVEGASLWQDFARLKSVAACGGVLGGMQSARCAAYVAANPRARLQWQLERDFSTFESSATTTR
- a CDS encoding TonB family protein; this encodes MFAQLTASAPSHDATARPTIISGLVHLVLIALAIQVTRGLTAAPSPRNAVASELYLAPRLPAAAALPASAGAPATAAVAAPNLLPTPAPLDIATSLPAVNLPAAPGRYGGSGSGERITLPTTGDGDAGAGGTPWRASEVDETVSDQRGPQPLYPAVLARSGISGEATLQYIVDSTGRVEPGSIIVIGASRPEFGAAATVAISAARFTPAKRRGVAVRQLVRQLIRFSLKSGG